TAATGTGAGCATCTTCGGTAATTTGAGACTGTGGAATAAATTTTAGTATCGATGAATCAAGGGCATTGTATTTGAATGACGTTGATCACAACTATTCAGAAGATGAATAAGCAGTTAATCCAGTGGATTTTTGGTTTTTATCTTCGATGGTTGATTGGAGCGGAAGATGCTCGACTCCTGCGGGAAACGCTGGAAAGGTGAGACCCCGCAGGCGAAGCCGAGGAGGCTCATCGCCAGCCCCGCGGAAAGCGAGCATCTGGAGCGGAAATCAACCGCACCTCGCTTGTTTATAAGCCACAATGTTTACGAAAACAGCCTTTTAAATAGACTGTTTTCTTTAAGGGCCATAAGTACATCACTTCCAAAGGCAGCGGTTTCAAAATATCCTGGGCATGTCAATGATATTTGTCACCTTTTTGAACTTTCTTCCATTTAGGATAAATGAATATCCATATCTGTCGAATTGTGGTATTTTGATAGAAACGATGTCTTTCAAGTAGGTGTGAAAATGGTCAAGTCCTTTCAACATATTTACCGTAATGAGCAATCTTTACGTCGATTTATCATAGAAAATGAAATAGCCCACTATCCTACCCTTTTGATTCAGGCTTTTGTCGGCAGTTCCCCGAAAGAAGCCATACAGTCACTGCAGGATCAAATCACCCGGTTGTTGCCTCATGCTACCCTCATCGGATGCAGTTCAAACGGTCAAGTGAAAGAAGGGGTGGTCGTATCAGGGACCGTCCTGACATTCACCGTGTTTGAGAAGACTGTCATCAAGTCGCTCCTTCAAGAAAAATCCTTCCCGGGCAGGCAGATGGGCAGACAGCTTTATGAAACAATAGGCCAAGCCGACACAAAAGCCTTCATTACGTTTGCCAGCCACTTACATCTTCAGGTACAGGAATATCTCGATGGTGCATCGGAAAATGGAGAGGGTATCGTCATTGTCGGGGGTGTCACATCTGACCTTCCCGATGTGAGGCCGACATTTGTATTCAATAATCATGACATTTCAAGGGAGGGATTCGTCTCCGTATCACTGTCAGGTGAGAATTTGCGCGTTCATTCAAAGTCCATCGAAGAATGGCAGGAAATCGGGTCAACCTTTCATATTACGAAGGCCGGTGGGAATGTCATTAAGGAGATAAACGGTATGCCCCCGCTTCATCTCCTGGAAAAGTATTTAGGGAAGCGGTTTGTCAGGGATCTCCCGGATTCCTCGATCGAGTTTCCTTTTCTCCGTCAGGCGGAAGGTGAAAAGGTGGCAATCTATATTATGAACGTAGGGAATGACGGAGGGTTGGAGTGCAGCAGGGAAGTGGCAGTGGGTGATAAGATCTCGTTCGGGTTCGTCAGCACCCTGCAGTTGATCCAATCTACCACCAGGCTCCTGACTCAATTGGCGCGCAGCCCTGTGGAAAGTCATTTCGTCTATAACTGTGTAGCAAAGAAAAAGTATATCAGGGATATGACGAATCAGGAGCTTTTTTACCTTAACAGGGTGTCGCCTGTGAGCGGCTTTTTCTCTTTCGGTGAATTCGGATCCTACAACGATAAGCCGGTACTGATGGCACATTCCTTAACGTATCTTGGGTTATCAGAAGGTGTTCGTGAACCGATCAGGGAAATGAAAATTGACTTTACCTTGACCCCTGAAGCGAATGCAATGATGTCATTGACGAATCTAATCAACACAGCCGAAAAGGACATTCAGGAATTGACTCAAAATATCCAGGTATCTGAGGAATATTACCGGTCACTTTTTGATAACAATACCGACTTTGTATACAGTACAGATTTAAAAGGAAGATTCACATCCATCAATCCATCCTTTATGAAGACATTCGGATTTGCGGAGGAAGATGTGCTGGGAAAATCGGCCCTTCATTTCATCAATCAAGAAGATATACAACGGGTGAGGAGGCATTTTTACCTGGCAATGGACGGAAGGGCTCAATATTATGACCTTCCCTTCACTTCTGCAAATGGAGAAGTGAACAATTTCCAAATCAAGAATGTCCCGATAACCGTTGATGGGAAGTGCGTGGGAATCTTCGGGATTGGCAGAGATGTAACGAAAGAGAGGCAGTATGAAAAGAAAATCACCCAGCTCGCCTTTTATGATGGTGAAACAGATCTTCCGAACAAAATGAAGTTCAGGGAAATCCTTGATGAAAAAATCAGAAGCGGGAAAAAGAACCAGGAACTTGCCCTATTGTTTCTAGATATGGACCGGTTCAAGATGATCAATGACACCCTTGGTCACGCTGCAGGAGACCTGGTCATTAAAGAACTGTCCGACAGGATCAAATCCATCCTGCCACCGGGTGCTGTACTGGGGCGTTTCAGCGGTGACGAATTTACGGTCTTGCTCACAAGGGACGTAACCGAGTCTGCCATCTCACATGTGACTCAATCGATTTTGAAAGCGATCGAAGCCCCATTCACCCATGAATACAAAGAATTTTATATTACTGTCAGCATCGGTGTGGGCATTTATCCGAGGGACGGGGAAGCCTCGGCGGACCTTTTGAAAAATGCCGACTCCGCCCTCCATTGGGCGAAGGCACAAGGTGGGAATACGACCGTTTACTTCTCCAGGGATATGAAGGAAGAAATCACCCGGAAAGTAGAGATGGAAGCAGAACTCCGCAGGGCGATTGAACGGGATGAGCTGTTTATCGCCTATCAGCCGATCATTGATATCCCATGCGAAACACTCATTGGCTGTGAAGCATTGCTGAGATGGCAACATCCGTCATGGGGAATGATTTCCCCGGCGGAATTCATTCCGCTCGCTGAAAAGACGGGTCTCATTTATGAAATCGGTAAATGGGTTCTGGTCGAATCGTGCAGGCAGCTGATGAAATGGAATATGGAGCACGGAGCGAGCTTTTATATGTCTGTCAATGTATCGGCGCAACAGTTCCAGCACCCGACCTTCCTGAATGATGTAAAAGAAGCGCTGGAAATTTCCGGGCTCCCTCCTGAACAACTATGCTTGGAATTGACAGAAACGATCATGCTTCACGATTCATCCCATACGATCGCCGTCATGCAGTCGCTTGCCAATCTCGGCGTGAAGCTTGCCCTGGATGATTTCGGAACCGGCTATTCATCACTGAGCTATCTGAAGGATCTTCCTCTTCACATCTTAAAGATCGACCGCTCCTTTGTGCAGAATATGAGCGACCACAGCCCTGATGTAGCCATCGTTCAATCGATTGCCACCATGGGGAAGGGGTTGAAGATGAAGGTCGTGGCTGAAGGTGTGGAAACCCAGGAACAATTGGATCTGCTCAAGCAGCTTGGCTGTGACTGCGCGCAAGGGTTCCTTATCGAAAGGCCCATGCCGTGGGAGGATATGGATGCTTTTCTGAAGGCGTCAAGCCTTGTGACAGCCCGGGAGTAATGATAAGAAACAAGTGCAGATGGCCGTAAGTAAACACAAAGGGATTGGGACAAAACGGTGTTCGTCAATAGAAAATCCGAACGAGTGATTTATCATAAATCTACTTCGTTCGGATTTTTTGTGCTGTCACTTCTTATATGTATTGAGCAGGTTCCAGCTGTTGATTGGAGTGCAGGGCGGAGACTCCTACGGGAAAAGTGGGGTAGGTGAGACCCCGCTGCAGATAGCGCCGAGGAGGCTCACCGCCGCCCGAGGAAAGCGAAGCCTTGCACGGAAAATTATTATGTGAATGTGGCTGTTATTACCAGCGATTTTCCTGTGATCGAATATCTCGGTTCTCATTCACTTATTTATCCTTGATCTCTCTGTGAATAGCAGAAAATGGGATCTTGCATAATAAGTTAAATAACACCCCGAACAGCTACTTTGGATGAATCATTCCCAATCGGCTGTTCGGGGTGCTATTTGATATATTGCTTGATTGTTATGAGGTAAGAATAGGTTGGTAAATGAACAAAACAGCCATTGAATTTAACATGCTATAGGGATGATGACTGCTTTTGCCCGTAAGGTTGCCTACATATTAAAGCTTTCGATCACGATCCGCCTGCCTGTACTCAGTGTGAATTCAAAACGGTCCCGTTTCTTTTTGTAATAAGTGAAGTGATGCTGAACAGCACATACTTCCACACCGTTATCAAAGGTGATGAAGTTCACACCCTCTTTGATTTTTTGATGTCCGAGGAAAACGAGGTGATTGTGGCAGAAGATGCTGTCATAGATTGAATAGCCAAGATTATTTAAGGCGGTTGTGAACTGATGAAAGGCGTCATCAGAAATCTCTTCCAATAAATTCTCCAATGAATACAATATATTCTTCTTTATCTGGATCCGGTCACCATTCTCGATTCTTATTCGCTCATATGGGGTGACAAGGATGCCATCTTCTAAAAGGACACCTGTCATCCATTCACCATCTCTATATACTTTCAATTCGTGATTGAGGTAAAATTCGAGCTCAGACTCTTCCTCGGCATCGATTTCGAAGAAAAACCACGTATCTTCTTCAAAAAGAGCTGTGCCCTCGGAATAGGACCTTTTTTGGGATTTTAAAATGTTTGAACGAAAGATGTTGCTCAAGTGAATATCCCTCCTTAACTACATTTCTTGTCATAATTATCATATTTCATTCATGTAAAGTTTGATTGAGACAATTAACTATTTCGAGGGCTTTGCATAAAATAATTTATGTGTCCGTGAGCCCAGAGCGTTTGACTAGAAAGTGAGGATGATCATCATGTGTGGAATTACTGGTTGGATTCATTATCAACAAGATTTGACGAATCAAAAAGAAGTGGTAGAAAAGATGGCAGAAACCCTTTCTAAAAGAGGGCCAGACGAAACGAATGTATGGCTGAATCAGCATGTAGCATTCGGTCATAAGCGCTTGATCGTGGTAGACCCGGCAGGTGGAAGGCAGCCGATGAGCAAGAGTCATAGAGGCCATCTGTTCACGATCTGCTATAACGGTGAACTTTATAATACGGAAGACTTGAGAAAAGTACTTATTTCTAAGGGATATACTTTCAGCGGACATTCTGATACGGAAGTCCTCCTTACCTCTTACATTGAGTGGAGGGAGGAATGCGTCGATCACTTGAACGGGATTTTTGCCTTTGCGGTCTGGGACGAAGAAATGGAACACGTTTTCATCGGCAGGGACCGAATGGGGGTGAAGCCTTTATTTTTTGTGGAAAAAGATGGAGGGATCCTGTTCGGTTCGGAGATAAAGGCGCTGCTTGCCCATCCTGATGTCCATCCTCAGGTGGACCACCGTGGACTGGCGGAAATACTCGGGCTCGGGCCGTCCCGCACGCCTGGTAATGGCGTGTTCAAAGGAGTAAAAGAGCTGCGTCCCGCCCACGCCATGCGCTTTTCGAAGAATGGACTGGATATTTGGAGATATTGGAATGTGAAGAGTGAAAAGCATACAGATTCATTTGACGAAACAGTGGCCAAAGTCCGTTTCTTACTGACAGATGCGATTAAAAGGCAGCTTGTTTCGGATGTTCCATTATGTACCTTCTTATCAGGGGGACTTGATTCCAGTGCGATTACAGCGGTGGCGGCGAACACTTTCAAGGAAGAGGGCAAGGGAAATCTTCATACGTATTCCATTGATTATGAAGAGAATGACCAGTATTTCAAAGCGAATGACTTCCAGCCCAATTCAGATGCACCGTGGATCGAGAAGATGACGGCGGAATTTGATACGGTGCATCACCGGTCTGTCATCAGTCAGCAGGAATTAAAGGACCACCTGATAGAAGCGGTGCATGTACGGGACCTGCCGGGAATGGCCGACGTTGATTCATCACTCCTGTGGTTCTGCCGAGAAATCAAACAAGACTTCACTGTAGGATTATCAGGAGAGTGCGCTGATGAAATATTTGGCGGATATCCCTGGTTCCACCGTCCTGAAGATTTCAACCGCAGGGGATTTCCATGGATGAGATCGACGGATGAACGTCAGGGTCTCTTGAAGGACGAATGGAGCAGGAAATTGAATCTGGAAGAGTATGTACTGGAGCAATATGACCGGACGGTGGCCGAAACGCCGTTATTAGAAGGGGAGGATGAAACAGAAGCGAAGAGAAGACAATTGTTCTATTTGAATTTACTCTGGTTCATGACGACCTTATTAGACCGTAAAGACCGGATGAGTATGGGGGCAAGCCTGGAGGTGCGGGTTCCCTTTGCAGATCATAGACTTGTAGAATACGTGTGGAACATCCCGTGGGAGATGAAGATGCATGATGGCAGGGAAAAGGGGATCCTCAGGAAGGCGCTTGAAGGCATTCTTCCCCATGAAGTCCTTTATCGAAAGAAAAGCCCCTACCCGAAAACGCATCACCCTGCTTATACGAAAATGGTCGGTGACTGGTTGAATGAGATATTGGAAGATAAATCAAGTATTCTGTATGAATTGTTCAATGAAGAGAAATTGAAGGAAATTGTTGCGACAGGCGGTTCTGCCTTTAAAGTACCGTGGTATGGCCAGTTGATGACCGGTCCGCAGCTCCTTGCCCACCTCGGTCAGATCCACATCTGGTTCAAGGATTATCAAATCGAAATCGTAGAATAGTAAACAGATGGTGAGCTTCCTTCGAAAGGGAAGCTTGCCATTTTTTGTTGCCGGACTTCCGTTATTTGGCAGTACCAGGGGATTTGTAAGAATGAAAGAATGTAAACCGCCATAAATTTGTATAGAACATGTCCAGATGCTTTGGTGGAAAATCAAAGAGGGCTTTTATCAAGGCTCTTTTCGGATTGATGGTTGTTATTAATAGAGGTTAATGTGAGCATCTTCGCTCATTTGAGACTGTGAAATGAAAAATGTCACAGCAATGAATCAAGGGCAGTTTACTTGAATGACGTTGATCATTACTATTCGGGAGATGAATAAGCAGTTAATTCGGGAGCTTTTGGTTTTTATCTTCGATGGTTGATTGGAGCGGAAGATGCTCGACTCCTGCGGGAACTGATGGACAGGTGAGACCCCGCAGGACAAAGTCCGAGGAGGCTCACCGCAATCCCCGCGGAAAGCGAGCATCTCTCGCTGCAATCAACCGCATCTTGCTTGTTTAAAAGCCACGATGTTAACGAAACAGCCTTTATCAAAGACAAGATGAAAATACATCACGTGTACAGACAAGCTGGCATAATCGAAAAAACAGTTTGCTGCATTTTAAAGTGGAAAGGTATTGTATAACTATTGTATAATAATTGTACATATATATAATCTGTAGGAGGTTAAGATCATGGCCAAAAAAATCATCGTCATCGGGGCGGGGCCTGGAGGGTTGGCGGCTGCAATGCTTCTAGCGGGAAAAGGATACAGTGTGGACGTATATGAGAAGCAAACTTTTGTCGGCGGCAGGAATGGGTCTGTTACGATGGATGGTTATACGTTTGATATCGGCCCGACATTCTTCGGGATGCCTGAAATTGCAGAAGAACTCTTTGCAGAATCAGGGAGGAACCTCCATGACTACGTCGATTTACACGAGCTTTCCCTTATGTATGAATTGGTCTTTCCCGATAAACGAGTCAAGATGTACAGGGACCGGGAGCGGCTGTCGAAGGAAATTGAAAACCATTTTCCGGGGAACGCCCGGGGCTACAGCCGATTCATGAATGATACACGCAGAAAGATGGAGGCGCTGAAGCCGATCCTCCAAAGCCCGATGGACCGATATTATCAATATATCAGCTGGAAGGTGCTACGGGCACTGCCGCAGCTTTCGTTGGGGAAATCGCTATACGACGTGTTGAGTGAATATTTTACAGATCATGAATTGAAGCTTGCGTTTACATTTCAATCCAAGTATTTAGGCATGTCCCCCTGGGAGTGTCCCGGAGCCTTCTCCATCCTGTCTTTCATGGAGCATGAATATGGCATATTCCATCCGGTTGGCGGATTGAATCAGCTTTCCAAGGCAATGGCGAAGGTAGTCACCGAGCATGGCGGGAGAATCCACCTTGGCAGGGGAGTCAAAAAGCTGTGGATCGAACAAAAGGCGGTAAAAGGGATCATCACCGAGGATGGTGAAGAGTTAGAAGCGGATGAGGTCATTATTAACGGAGACTTTGCCCATGTGATGAGTCATCTTGTGGATGACGGTGTGCTGCGGAAATACAGTAAAGAAAAGCTGAAGAAGAAGAAATATTCATGCTCGACATTTATGATTTATCTCGGCATCGATAAACAGTATGATATTCCCCACCACAGCATCGTGTTTGCTGAAGATTACAAGCAGAACGTCGAGGAAATCACAAAAACCTATCGCCTTTCGGAAGACCCATCCATCTATATACAGAATGCTTCGGTGACAGATGCAACTCTTGCACCGCCTGGACACTCCACATTGTATATACTGGCGCCGGTGCCGAATAACGTGAGTGGTATCGATTGGGAGAAGAATGAGCAGGCTTTTCGGGACCTTGTGTTGGATATCGTTGAAGAAAAAGCCGGTTTGAAGGACGTAAGAAAATATATCCAAGTTGAAAAGATCATCTCTCCGAAAACGTGGGAGTCAGACTTCAATATATACGAAGGGGCGACTTTCAACCTCGGACACCAGCTCACACAAATGATGGCACTGCGCCCCCATAATAAATTCGAAGAGCTTG
The nucleotide sequence above comes from Bacillus sp. KH172YL63. Encoded proteins:
- a CDS encoding EAL domain-containing protein is translated as MVKSFQHIYRNEQSLRRFIIENEIAHYPTLLIQAFVGSSPKEAIQSLQDQITRLLPHATLIGCSSNGQVKEGVVVSGTVLTFTVFEKTVIKSLLQEKSFPGRQMGRQLYETIGQADTKAFITFASHLHLQVQEYLDGASENGEGIVIVGGVTSDLPDVRPTFVFNNHDISREGFVSVSLSGENLRVHSKSIEEWQEIGSTFHITKAGGNVIKEINGMPPLHLLEKYLGKRFVRDLPDSSIEFPFLRQAEGEKVAIYIMNVGNDGGLECSREVAVGDKISFGFVSTLQLIQSTTRLLTQLARSPVESHFVYNCVAKKKYIRDMTNQELFYLNRVSPVSGFFSFGEFGSYNDKPVLMAHSLTYLGLSEGVREPIREMKIDFTLTPEANAMMSLTNLINTAEKDIQELTQNIQVSEEYYRSLFDNNTDFVYSTDLKGRFTSINPSFMKTFGFAEEDVLGKSALHFINQEDIQRVRRHFYLAMDGRAQYYDLPFTSANGEVNNFQIKNVPITVDGKCVGIFGIGRDVTKERQYEKKITQLAFYDGETDLPNKMKFREILDEKIRSGKKNQELALLFLDMDRFKMINDTLGHAAGDLVIKELSDRIKSILPPGAVLGRFSGDEFTVLLTRDVTESAISHVTQSILKAIEAPFTHEYKEFYITVSIGVGIYPRDGEASADLLKNADSALHWAKAQGGNTTVYFSRDMKEEITRKVEMEAELRRAIERDELFIAYQPIIDIPCETLIGCEALLRWQHPSWGMISPAEFIPLAEKTGLIYEIGKWVLVESCRQLMKWNMEHGASFYMSVNVSAQQFQHPTFLNDVKEALEISGLPPEQLCLELTETIMLHDSSHTIAVMQSLANLGVKLALDDFGTGYSSLSYLKDLPLHILKIDRSFVQNMSDHSPDVAIVQSIATMGKGLKMKVVAEGVETQEQLDLLKQLGCDCAQGFLIERPMPWEDMDAFLKASSLVTARE
- a CDS encoding DUF2777 family protein, whose protein sequence is MSNIFRSNILKSQKRSYSEGTALFEEDTWFFFEIDAEEESELEFYLNHELKVYRDGEWMTGVLLEDGILVTPYERIRIENGDRIQIKKNILYSLENLLEEISDDAFHQFTTALNNLGYSIYDSIFCHNHLVFLGHQKIKEGVNFITFDNGVEVCAVQHHFTYYKKKRDRFEFTLSTGRRIVIESFNM
- the asnB gene encoding asparagine synthase (glutamine-hydrolyzing), with protein sequence MCGITGWIHYQQDLTNQKEVVEKMAETLSKRGPDETNVWLNQHVAFGHKRLIVVDPAGGRQPMSKSHRGHLFTICYNGELYNTEDLRKVLISKGYTFSGHSDTEVLLTSYIEWREECVDHLNGIFAFAVWDEEMEHVFIGRDRMGVKPLFFVEKDGGILFGSEIKALLAHPDVHPQVDHRGLAEILGLGPSRTPGNGVFKGVKELRPAHAMRFSKNGLDIWRYWNVKSEKHTDSFDETVAKVRFLLTDAIKRQLVSDVPLCTFLSGGLDSSAITAVAANTFKEEGKGNLHTYSIDYEENDQYFKANDFQPNSDAPWIEKMTAEFDTVHHRSVISQQELKDHLIEAVHVRDLPGMADVDSSLLWFCREIKQDFTVGLSGECADEIFGGYPWFHRPEDFNRRGFPWMRSTDERQGLLKDEWSRKLNLEEYVLEQYDRTVAETPLLEGEDETEAKRRQLFYLNLLWFMTTLLDRKDRMSMGASLEVRVPFADHRLVEYVWNIPWEMKMHDGREKGILRKALEGILPHEVLYRKKSPYPKTHHPAYTKMVGDWLNEILEDKSSILYELFNEEKLKEIVATGGSAFKVPWYGQLMTGPQLLAHLGQIHIWFKDYQIEIVE
- a CDS encoding phytoene desaturase family protein, which encodes MAKKIIVIGAGPGGLAAAMLLAGKGYSVDVYEKQTFVGGRNGSVTMDGYTFDIGPTFFGMPEIAEELFAESGRNLHDYVDLHELSLMYELVFPDKRVKMYRDRERLSKEIENHFPGNARGYSRFMNDTRRKMEALKPILQSPMDRYYQYISWKVLRALPQLSLGKSLYDVLSEYFTDHELKLAFTFQSKYLGMSPWECPGAFSILSFMEHEYGIFHPVGGLNQLSKAMAKVVTEHGGRIHLGRGVKKLWIEQKAVKGIITEDGEELEADEVIINGDFAHVMSHLVDDGVLRKYSKEKLKKKKYSCSTFMIYLGIDKQYDIPHHSIVFAEDYKQNVEEITKTYRLSEDPSIYIQNASVTDATLAPPGHSTLYILAPVPNNVSGIDWEKNEQAFRDLVLDIVEEKAGLKDVRKYIQVEKIISPKTWESDFNIYEGATFNLGHQLTQMMALRPHNKFEELDHCWLVGGGTHPGSGLPTILESARITTTMLMREDPALSRADEQAMEGAL